The Corynebacterium callunae DSM 20147 genomic sequence ATTTTGGAGGACTACTACAACTCCGGCTTCGGCATTTGAAGGTGCAATTTCATCGGCCAACGCCAAGATATCGGGGTGTGCATTAGCCATGGCATAAGAGGTGCCAGCGGCTTTCATTAGTTCTGTGTCATTGAGGTAATCGCCAAAAACAAGGGTTTCAGATTCGGCAATGCCCAAAGCTTCGCGCAGGGTAGCAAGTGCATGACCCTTGTTGGCTGATTTATCCATAACATCAACCCAGTGTTCACCGGAGACGACCACATTCGCGCCGGGAGCAGCTGCGCGAATGACGGGGGCGCAATCCTTTTCTGCATCTGCAAAGGTGAAAATGGCGACCTTAATAACCTCGTCATTAACTACTTCGTGGAGGTCTTCCACTTCATCGAGGGCGAGGTAATACTGAGATCCTTCTTCACGGAAGGCGGCGTCGAAACGCTCTACAAAGGCGCGTTCCGGGCGGCAGACCACAACACCCATATCTACGGAGGATTCGCGGGCTGCATCAATGATGGAGTGCACGGTCTCGCCATCGATGGTGGTCAAAGAAATAATCTCACCGTTGTGGACAACCACGGTGCCATTTTCGGCGATATAAGAAAGTGGCTCTCCAGCCCTTTCAAATTGGGTTTGCAGGGTGGCTAGTTGGCGGCCACTGGCGGGTGCAAAGGCAATATCTTGTTCCCTGAGCTGTTCGAGAACCTTCCAAAATCCTTCTGGGATTCTTCTTTGATCATTGAGCAGCGTGCCATCCATGTCAGTTGCGACGAGGCGAAAATCCATCAGAGAGAGACTCCTTTCAAATAAAGTGCTAATTGCCTATTGTGTCACACCTCGGCAGGCAAGCTATGCCACACTAGTTTCATGAACATTTCCGAACCTCCCGTGATTATTAGGGTGCAGCATAAAACCGGCATCGTAGCGCTTAATCGAGCAAAGGCACTGAACTCCATCAACCTAGAGATGGTGAATATTATCCAGCAGGCTTTGGATGAATGGGCTGCCGATGATGCGATCTCGCAAGTGCTTATTTATTCGACTTCAGAGCGTGCATTTTGTGCCGGCGGAGATATTCGAGAATTGCGTGATGCGGTGATTGCAGGAAATCCTGAATTTGGCGATCACTATTTCACTGAGGAATTTAACCTGGTTAATTGCCTGGGAACTTACCCTAAGCCAGTAATCGCGCTGATCAATGGCATTGTTATGGGTGGTGGTATGGGGGTTAGCATGCATAATTCCCATCGCATTATTACGGAAAACGCCCTAGCTGCGATGCCAGAAACTGCGATTGGTTATGTCCCGGATGTGGGATTCACCTATTTTGCACACCAGATCACCACCCCGGCAATCGCCAAGTTCTTAGGTATTACAGGCTGGCGTATGAGTCCCGCCGATATGCTGTGGACCGGAGTGGCCAGCCACTTCATTAAATCCGCAGATATCGAGGCATTCACCAACACCCTGCTAGAAAATTCGCTCGAGCAGGCCCTCGACACCTTTAGCACCCAACCTGAAGAATCCAGCACCTTGGAAAGCTTTGCCTCCAGCATTGAGGAGACCTTCGGCCAAGAGACTGGGGAGCTTATCGACGCTGCCCTCGCCGCACATCCCGACGCTGCCTTCAGGGCCAAGATTGAGAAGCCACTGCGCCAGGCTGCGCCTAGCGCAGTGGTGGCAACTTCTGCTTTGATGAACCAAAATCGCGAGGCGCAGAGTCTGCGCGAAGGCCTTGATAATGAACTTGTGATGGCACTTTTTATGATCCGCCAACCTGATTTTGCAGAAGGAGTACGCGCTGCGGTGGTGGATAAGGATCGTAATCCACAGTTTGGAGCGGCACTGCCGGAAGAGAATTACCTTGAGCTAATTAAGAATTAGCAACCACCTTTTGATAGCTTAGGTATAGACCTTTCGTTTGAGAGGTCTATTCTGCTTAAGGGAAGGTGTGCAGTGAAAGCGCTGAGCAAAATACCTGTTCCTTGGACCTGGTACCTGGGAATCATGGGAATGATCGTGATGAGCATCGTGGCAGCACTTGCAATGCTCAAGTATTTTCCCAATGAAATGCCCACGCAGGTAAATAGCGGACTTTTTGCACTTGGTGGTTCATATTCGCCACCGATGAGCTCTCAAACTCTCATTGCTCGGGTGGTTGCAGGTGCTGTTTTAGTGCTCGCAATTTCCTTGGGTACGTCCACGTTGATCTCTTATCGATCCGAGAATCTGGCGGCAGATCATCCCCATGCGTCTGCTATTCAATTGGCACGCCGCTGGTCTTTCCTTAATAATGTCCAAAGCTGCTTGGGATGGTTTAGCTTTTTCCTGGCCGCCGTACTCACGATTTCTGCGCTGCGAGTCAACGGTCCAGGTCCGGTTAGCGCTTTCGAGATGGCCGCGTATGTTGTGTCAATAGCCGTTTTGGCCTGGGTGTTTGTAATTTCCCTAAGGCGCGGCCAATTAGAAATAGATCGCGCCATTCCCATTCGTGAGGATGATTCCGCTCTTAAATGGGGCATCATTTATCACAATGTTTCCGACCCTCGAGTTTTTATAGAGCTTGACGACGGCCAGACCACCGTAATTAACATGGCTCGCCCGGCGAGCTGGGGTTTGTTGGGCTTAATGATCCTGCCCGCTGTGGTCATTGTCGGAATCATTATTTATGGAAGCTAAGTTAAGTTGGCGATTTTCCACCGTGATTTTGCTGCCATCAAAAGGTAATCCGCGCAGCTGGGCGTAGGAAGCTACCGCCCGCTGTCGATCAAGATCGCTGGCAAGTGGTTGATAGAGGGTAGCCTCCACCGCAGCAAAAGAGGCTGGCGGCAGGTGCAAACGTGGATGATCAAGCAGGATGACGATGTGCCGATCGCCATCTTTGACAAAAGCATGTGTCCACCGCTTGAGGATGGGTTTTGCTACATTAATGAGCTCAAATTCCTGCGCATCGGCGACCTCAACTTCAGGAGTGGTGAGCAACAAGATTCCATTATCAAATCCAAAACGCGCCACCCCCTCAGTTTCGGAGCCGTGGAATTCTGGCTGGGACCATGCCCATTTCCAGGTGTTACCCTCGATGGTCGCGAGTGGAAAAGCCTGCACCTCATGAACATTATCCAGCTGTGCGGTGCGTGAGCTGGCATTAAACTGCAGCTGATAATTCGGCGAGATGGCGTCGAAAAGCAACTGGTGCTCAGCCGACATGAAGGCCGCATCCGCGCGTACCTCGCGCAACCCCAGCCCACCTGCGAGTTCAATGGGCTTCCCATTGCGTAACAAGAGGGAAGTGCCATCGCTGAAGGCGATGCGATCCTCTTCAATCCGGATGCCTAAGCCGCGGAAGGCGGCGTAGGAGCTGAGCGCGCGTCTTAACGTGCCTCGCGGTAGCCCGGGCAAACCGTCGATGAGGTCGCGGCGGGCGTCGAAAAGCTCAGGTAAGTAATTGATGATGACAAGTGCTTGGCCACGGGAGCCAAAAGGGGCAATGAATGCTGGTGCATTGCCATAAAGTGTGCGGGCGGCAGAGATGAGGTTATCGCTAAGTGGCTGGGTGCCCTGTAGTTCCGGGATGTTGAGATCAACACCGCGCGTACTTTCCCAGGTCAACTGGTTATTTTGAATCCAAGCGACAACTTCGCCAGTGGTATCAAAAGGTGCACCTGAGGTACGGTTAATTCTAACTTCGGCATGTGTTGCGCCTTCGTCGAGGTTAAACTCGACCCCCAGGATTCCTCCCAATTGGGCTGCAAATGCCTGGTCAACGCCTGATTGTCCTATTTTTCCGTCAGCTACAACTTCAGAGAGTGACACGGGAAGCGGGATATCCATTCCTTTAGGATATTCCTTCCACCTGGCTTTTGGGGACAGTGGGCGGGTTGTTTGAAATTATTCCATCTGTGAAGATGGAGGGATGCCAATATCAATTCGGCGTTTATTGAATAGGAAGTACTTAGAGTGAAAACCGCAAAATCTCGACTATGCTCCATTGTTCTTGGAGTTTCAATCGGGGTGACCTCAGTATTTACTGGCGCAGGAATTGCCGCTGCCTATGACTACGGCATGGACCCTAACCAAAACTATAATCCCGTAGAAGATATTACCGATCGCCCGGAAGGGCTTTCCAAGCTGCCATTTTTTGGCAGTCAACTAACTAGTTTTGGTTCCTCAGAAGGCTCATCCTTCGGGGAAATTGTGACCTCCACCGAACCGCAATACACCGATCCGCGTTATCCAGCAGGTAAGGATGCTCTGCCGAAGGCAACGATCGACATGAACCCTGAGGTTCTAGCGCGTTTGGAACGTTTTATTGGCGTTGATGGTGATCGCATTCGCCAGATCAATGCTTATTCACCATCCATGGGACGCACGATTCCATTGCTATGGATTGTTCCTGAAGATAATTCCGTACCACGGCCTACGCTTTATGCACTTGGTGGTGGAGATGGAGGCCAAGGCAGCGATAACTGGGTAAATAACACTGACCTTGATGAATTGATGAGTCAGAACAACGTCAATGTCATCATGCCTATGCTTGGTGCATATACTTTTTATGCTGACTGGGTGGAAGAAAGCGCAGATCTCGGTGGCAAGCAGCAATGGGAAACCTTCTTAACCCACGAGCTGCCAGAGCCTTTGGAAGCTGCGATTGGTGCTGATGGTCAAAGAAGCATTATTGGCATGTCAATGTCGGGTGGCACTGTACTGAATTATGCGAGCCACAACCCGAATTTCTACTCTTCGGTAGGTTCATTCTCTGGATGTGCAGAAACCAACTCCTGGATGGGGCGCCGTGGAATCGCGGCAACTGCCTACAATGGCAATGCGCTTCCAAGCCAGATTTTTGGCGAAGTTGATAGTGACTATTCCCGCTACAATGATCCACTGCTCAATGCTGCAAAACTGGGTGAACAAGATAATCTCTATGTTTTTTCAGCCTCTGGTTTGTCCTCGGAACTAGACTTCACCGGCCCAAATGCGCCTACCGATCAAGCTGGCATTGATGATCGACTTAGTGTTGGTTTCCAAATCGAGGCAATGTCCAATACTTGTACCCATAATCTCAAGGCTGCGACAGATCAAATGGGCATTAAATCGATTAACTATGACTTTGGTGTAACTGGTACTCACTCCTGGGATTATTGGAATCAGGGATTGCACCGCTTTTTCCCTCTGATGATGCAGGGATTTGGACTAGATGGTGGAGAAATCCCAGTTTATAACCCCAATGGTGTGAGCTCTACTGAATCATCTTCTGAACTTTCCTCCGGTGTTAGCCTCGGTGGAGTAATTGGCAGTGTGGTTGGTAGCTCGCTTTCCAGCTAAATCTTTAATCCAAAAATGCACTGTGTTCCGGGCGGAACACAGTGCATTTTGGTGTTTTTAGCCTTAACGCTTTAGGAGGGCGCTGGCTCTTTTAACTAGCTCGATCGCCTCTTCAGGATCGCGTGGCTCAGGGTTGCGGTAATACCACTTCAAAGCTGCTGCAATTGCTGCAGCTTGTAAGTGGATCGACACATCAATTTCGAAATCATCTAGCTGTGGCATCTTGTGTTTGAAGAATAAGCGCAGTGGCTCCAACATGATGTTGGCATCAAAAGCACAAGGGGGAGGGCCGAGCTTTTCTAAGATTTCACCCACTTGATAAAGCGCACTAAAAGAATCAAGCTCTGAATCTCCCTTGCGGAAATGGTTAATTACTAGATGCTCAAGGGCGTCTTGAGTATCTAAATCTGCAGGGAGTTCCTCAAGTTGAGCAATCAAATTCTGGATTTGAGAACTCATAAACTCTACAAGTGCTTCTTCTCGAGACGCAAAATAATTGTGAAAGGTTCTCGTCGAAAAGCCTGCTTCGGCCGCAATTGTTGCAACCGTAAGGGACTCGGGGCCTTCAGTTAAGGCGAGCTGCGCAGCAGCGCGGGAAAGCGCTGTGCGCGTTGCAGCTTTTTTAGTTTCACGAAGCCCCGACACTGGTAGATTCCTTTAGTTCCGCGGTGCGGGCCTTATCTAAACCGCTAAGACCTTCACCTTCGACATCAACATTTGGAAGAATCTTATCCAACCACTTAGGAAGCCACCAAGCCTTGTCGTCGAGTAGGAACATTGTTGCTGGGATGATCATCATACGAACGATGAAGGCATCGAAGAACACAGCAGCTGCGAGGGCAAAGCCCATTGTCTTAATGAAGGCCATGTCCTGGGCCATGAAGGCGGCAAAGACAGAAACCATGATGATGGCAGCTGCAGTAACCACGCGGGCGCCGTGTTTAAAGCCGTTGGAGGTAGCATTGCCGGCGGTCTTTCCCTTGGTGAAGCCTTCTCGCATACGCGTCACCAAGAAGATCTGATAATCCATGGCGAGGCCAAATACCAGGCCAATCAGCATAATTGGCAAGAATGACAGCAGCGGTTGAGGATCTTCAATAATTCCGAATGCGCCTTCTTGGAAGATTGCTACGGTGGCACCGAAGGTGGCTGCCACGGACAATCCGAAGCCGAGGGCCGCAATTAGTGGAACCCAAATGGAACGGAAAACAAGAAGCAGCACAAAGAAAGCTAGGACTAGCACAATGAGGACATAAGGAATCAGCACGCTGGAAAGACGTTCTGAAATGTCATCATAAATTGGAGTGACGCCGGTGATGCCATAGGTGGCGCCGGTTTCAGATTCAAAAGTGCTGGTGTTATCGCGCAAAGCCTGAAGGGTATCTGAGGTGCGCTCATCAATGGCATCGAACTCAGGGGTAATCAAGATTTGTGCAGTGTCGAGATTCTCAGTGGTCTGCGTGACCTGCGCATTCTTCACGCCATCGATGGTGAGGAATTGCTCTACTGCCTTTGCGAAGGCCTGAGGGCGATCCTGCTCTGCCACATTTGCAGCATCTATCAGAGCAATCATCGGAGCGTTTTTGCCTGGACCAAAGGCTTCGGCAGTCATGTCATATGCGGTGCGTGGTGCAGAGCCCAAGGCGGAGGTGCCATCGGTTGGCATTGCTAGGCGCATGTTGCCGGCAGGGATCGCAATGGCGCCCAGCAAGATAACGCCAACGGCAAGGTAAGCAAGAGGCATTTTGCGGATGAGCCGAACCCATTTGAGACCCATGGTTGGCTTCTCATCTTCAGGGTCTGGAACCTTAGGTCCAGGCATTCTAGCTGCAAAGATCTTGGTTCCCAGAAGTCCCAGCAGGGCTGGGAGGAAGGTAAGTGCTACCAAGACGGCGACTGCGACCGTGATTGCAGCGGCAATAGCCATTGTGGTGAGGAATGGGATGTTAATAATTGACAGTGCAATGAGGGCAATTAGAACCGTGGTGCCTGCGAACACAACTGCAGATCCGGCGGTGCCGACTGCCATTCCCATAGCGTGTGCACGGGTGCTCAGCGGCATATTGCGAAGCTTCTGGGCAAGCTCTTTGGGCTCCAAGTTATTGGAACCGGTTTGCCCGATGAGCTCATTGCGGAAGCGAGAAACAATAAAGAGGGCGTAATCAATACCCACTGCCAGGCCAATCATGGAGGCCAGGGTTGGGGTCATATCGCTGACAGAATCCGTGAAAGCGGTTGCCAGCTGAATGCCCATGATGCCGATACCCACGCCGATAATGGCAGAAATCAGTGGCATGCCAGCCGCAATAAATGAACCGAAAGTAACGATGAGCACAACAGCTGCAACGAGGAGACCAATGAGTTCAGAGGTCATATTTAGGGAGGTAGCTGCAGCGCCGAAAACATTTCCGTTATACACAACGGTGAGATCGCCATCGTCGTATTTGTCCAGAATGTCAGTGACGGCGGTGCGATCTGCTGCAGGGACGTCCGCGGCTGCTGCCGCGTCAAAAGTCATTGAGACGATGCCGGTGGTTTCATCCGGGCTCAGAGGGCTTATCGACGCTATATCTGCGGCGATTTTATCTGCAGGGACGCCCTGGGCTTCTAGAGCTGGGGTCATTTGAGCCGTTATGCCTTGCGCGGCCATAACTGGATCTACGACGCTTTCCGCATCCTTCAGCACTCCAGTTGCGCGAATTTCTTCGAGCATCTTGTTTACTTCAGCCGATACTGCTGGATCAGTGAGTGTGGAACCTTCAGGAGCTTGGATAACTACCGAGCCAGTAGCAGCTGAGGTGGCGTCGCTGGAACCAGGGAAGCGCTCCTGCATTTTCTCCATTGTGGTGACTGAGTCAAGCCCTGGGATGGAGAAACTGCTGGTAGTTGGCTTGGAATAGAGTCCCGCCAAGGTTGTAATGCCGATTAGCAGGATGAGCCAAAAAGCGAGGAAAGGCCACTTCTTGCGGTAAGCAAGGGAGCCGATGTTATAGAGAAATCTTGCCATGAGTTTCCTTCTTGAAAGTGAAGATTTGAGGCTGGCAGGGAAGTGAAAAACTTGCACACTTTATGCAATCTTGCGCAACATGTGCAAGTTTATCCCGGGGCTTTCATTCAGGGTTAATGTCAAAGGTGATTTGTGATGCAACTCTATTTTTAGCAAGTGGTGTGTGATAAATCTCTATATTTCTTTGGGAAGCAAGACGGTTGTACTGATGGTGGGTTATTGTGCCCCTATGACTACGAATAACGCGAAATTTATCCCCACGGCCGACCTTGTTGACATCATCGGTGAGGAAGTTCGATCCTGTGATCTGCAATTCCAAAACCTGGGTGGGAATGTGGAATTTTATGGCCCAATTACAACTGTTAAATGCTTTCAAGATAACGCACTTTTGAAATCAATTCTTGGTGAAGAAAGCACAGGTGGAGTTCTGGTTATTGATGGAGATGCGTCCCTGCATACTGCATTGGTGGGGGATATTATTGCAGCTTTAGGTAGGGATCATGGTTGGTCTGGAGTTGTAGTTAATGGTGCGATTAGGGATTCTGCTGTTATCGGCGAGATGGAATTTGGTTGCAAGGCTTTAGGTACCAATCCTCGTAAGTCCTCCAAGAGTGGGGCAGGTGAGCGTGATATCACCGTCAGTTTTGGTGGGGTCGATTTTATCCCTGGTCATTACCTTTATGCTGACTCTGATGGAATTGTTGTCACTGAAGAGCCTGTAATTCAGTAACGGCAGGCGATAGAAGAACGACACTATTAATCAGGGCTGAATCTGATTGTGATTAACTTGCGCAGGTAGGCTCTAATTACTATTTGTCGTCTATCAAAGGTTTAAACAATTGTTTCATGCCGTGAGTTTTGCACTATTGGACTCTGTTAACGTCCTACTCATCGGCATTGTTGTCGCAATTGCTGCACTGCTTCCGCGCTCTGGGAAATATGGCCCAATTGCCACCCTGCTTTTAGTGGGGGATTGGCTTGGGGTCTTTTTGCTGAGCATCGTTGTCATGCTTGTTTTTGATGGACTGGAAGGATTAGTCGGGGCCTTCCTAGATTCCCCATGGTTTGGCATCATTTTGATTGCAACTGGTGTCATTTCTCTGTTTGCAACCATGCTCTCCAAAGGTGATGGCACCAAAGTCTTAGATGGTTTTTTAACGCCAGTAAAGACCCCAAGCTGGAAAACTGTTGGTGCAGGCCTAATCTTGGGAATCGTGCAATCGGCTACCTCGCTCCCTTTTTATGCTGGCCTAGGATTCTTAAGTATCGGCGACTTTAGTCCCGTCATTCGTTATGGTGGCCTCGTAGTTTATGCAACCTTGGCGCTGAGCTTGCCTATAGTTACCGCGATCCTGGTTGGATGGGTTCGCCGATATCCCGAAAGTCCTATTGGCAAGCTCTTTGAAAAGGCTGGAGAAAACAAAACCAAAGTGGCAAAGTGGTCCGGCTATGTAGTGGCATTAGTACTTTGCCTCATGGGTGTTAACTCCCTTATTTAGTCATGCCGCTCGGGGTGATTGTGGGAATCCTGAACTGCGAGCATCCACGTTGAGACTCTTAGATCTGCCTCTCTATTTGAGATTCCATTAGTGAAATCTACATATAAGGAATGAATTGCTGGCAATGGTTGAAACCTTGAGTGCAGGGATCTGCCTTTGGTTTTAAGCAGTACTGGGCAGCCATAGGAGTCCTCGAGCCCTGGAATTTTGCTTGCTAAAAAGCCATTTAATTCCAGACTTTGGTTAAATAGATTGCTTTTCGAGAATCTGCTTAGGTCATAGCGGCTCAGCTCAACCCAGCATCCGTATTCAAGAGTTTGTTTTTCACCGTGAACTGGGATTCCAATATTTGATCGAACAAAGTGTCGTTTAGGTTTTGGGTAATGAATATGGCAAATTGTCGGATCTTCAGTGACCCTTGAATCATTGGCTTTTGCTTCAATCAGTGGATCTGGATAGCGCAAGCTTAAGGCTGGAACTCCATATGAGGGTCCGGTGCATGCTGGGCATTTAAAAATTCTTGGTTCCATAACGGCTCTCCCTGGGTAAATAATAGTAGTTCGACCACAGTCTAAAGCTTTTTGTTCTTTGGGATGGGTTGGGTGATGTGGTTCCTGTGGATAACTGGGGGCGCGGGAGTCGCCTGTGGATAACGTTCGATTTCCAATGTCTAAAGTTCTGGCTTGAGGTTCGAAAAAATGTTCGCAACCACTATTGCTATCGAACACATGAGCCACTAAAATAAGAAGCAGAAAACCACGGGGAACACACAAACACCAAAGGGGGAGATGATGGCGTCATTAACACACCACGTTGATGCATTAGACACCCATATCAAAGCCATCATCACCGCCTTATCCACTGACCTGTCAGCACAGGTATTTAATGACAACGAAGCAGACCTTGTGCGGTTGGAACATGTGTTTAACCAACGTGGGGTGATTAACGCTGCGGTGGCTGTGATGGCTGAACTAGCCCACGCCGGCACGAGGGTGGGGTCTGCAAAAACCACTGATTATCTCGTTGAGCGTTTAGGAGTGTCACGCGTAGAGGCGTTTAACAGGGTGGCGTTGGGTAAGTCATTGTTCCCGCAGGATAAACCCGCTGTCGTAGAGGCTTTGCCGGTGGTTGATGCTGAGGCTGAGGTGGCCGATGGTGATGCGCCCGCGGTGTCTGTTCCTGAGGTGGATGTGGTGGCTGAGGTTATCGGCTCTCATCGTTCAGGATCGGTGGTGGTCAGTCCTGATCGGTTGGTGGTGATTAACCGTGAGTTAGACAGACTGTCTGGGGTGGCGGTGGATTCTCGTGAGGTGTTGTTTGCGCAGGCTGTTAGTCAGGCGAAGTGGCGTGGGGTGGATGATCTGGGGTTGTGGGTGCGTGATCAGGTGGTCAAAGCCAATGGGATAGCTCCTGATCCGGTAGCGGCGATGGCTCACCGTTATGTTGCTTTTAGTAAGGCTGATGCTGATGGGTTGGTGCGTATTTCGGGGTTGGTGCCATCTGCGACGGCGGCGTTGATGAAGGCTGCGTGTGCGCCGTTGTCGACGAAGGGCAGTTTGGTTGGTGGGGATGTGGAGTTGGATGGTCGTAGTGCTGGTCAGCGGTTGGCTGATGCGGTGCATTATGTGTTTGAGCGTTTTCATCAGGGTTTTACGGTCAAGGGGCGTCGTGGGATTGGCAGCATTGTGGTGTCGATGACTACTGATGATGTGGAGTTGGTGGAAAAGCGGGGGTTGGGGCATCGGTATCCGACGAATACGGGGTTTGGGTTGACGTTGGGTGAGGTGTTGTTGTTGGGGGCTGCGAAGTATGACTTTGGGGTGGTGTTGGATGGTGAGTCTGGTCGGGCGTTGCATTTGGGTCGGATGAGTCGGTCGGCGTCGTTGGAGCAGAAGGTGGCGTTGTTGGAGTCGGAGTTGGTGTGTTCTGCTCCTGGGTGTTCGCGGGCGTTGATTGATTGTGAGATTCATCATTTAGATCCGTGGGTGCGTGGTGGGTTGACGGATGTGGTGAATTTGACGCCGCAGTGTTTTGGGGATCATCCGCGTAATGATGATTCTCGTGGTGGGGTTAATGGGAAGGGGTTTATGGTTCGTGATGAGGTGACGGGTCGTGTGGGGCGGCGGGTTGTTGGTGGTGGGGTGGTGTTTAATGATGGTGTTGCAGCTGGGTTGTCGGGTGGTGCGTGGGCGCGGGCGAAGCATCAGAAGTTGAGGGAAGGGGATCTGCCTGATCCACCTGATCCGCCGGGTATGTCGGATGTTCCTGATCCGCCGGATCCGCCGGGTGGGGGGCAGTTGGGGTTGTTTGGGGAGGTGGGTGTGTGTGGTTGGTGGTGCCTGGTGTGGGGGTCTGCACTGGGCTTATAACCATGCCCACCTGCATTTTTGAGAAATCACGTTGGGCTGATAGATTTTCGGGGGCGGGCTAAGAACGCCAAACGCGCCCACCAAGTGGTGGGCGCGCAGAGGGAAGCGTCGAAAAGCGTGTTTTTATTCGGCGACTAGCGATTCAAGAACGAAGTCCGGGTGTTCTTTCTCAATGAAGGACAGACGCCACTTGTCGCTGAAGAGGGCGATGAGCTCGCCATCGGTACGGGTGAAGATTTCAACACCACGCTGCTTGGCGAGTTCCGGTGCGGAGGCTGCATCGGTGCGGCGTGCGACGGTATAAGGAATTGGATCTGCAATGGTTTCGACGTTGTACTCGACTTCCATGCGGGCTTGCATGACCTCGAACTGCATGGGGCCGACCGCAGCCATGACTGGGTTGGCATCGCCACGCAGGTCATTCTTGAGGATCTGGACAACGCCTTCGGAATCCAGCTGCTCCAAAGCCTTGCGGAATTGCTTGTATTTGCCGAGGGACTTGGCGCGCAAAATGCGGAAATGCTCAGGGGCGAACTTCGGCATTGGAGCGTACTGAATCTTGCGACCTTCGAAGATGGTGTCGCCAGGCGCAAGTGCGCCAGCGTTGACCAGACCAACGATATCGCCTGGGAAAGCGGTCTCGACAGTGGAGCGGGTGCGTCCGAAAACAGTCAGCGCATACTTGGTGGAGAAACTGCGACCGGACTGGGCGTGGGTGACCTGCATGCCGCGGTCGAACTCGCCGGAAACAACGCGCATAAAAGCAAGGGTATCGCGGTGGTTCTTGTCCATACCGGCCTGCACCTTGAACACTATGCCGGAGAAATCATCGGTGGTGTCGCGGTGCTCGTCCATGGCTGTAGTGGAAGCTTCGAGAGCATTAGGATCGGCGTCACGACCGGCAGGAGCGGGAGCTAGGTAACAAAGTGCGTCCAGGATCTGGTGCACACCGAAGTTAAGCATCGCAGAGGCGAAAATAAGTGGTGAGGTGGTGCAGTTGAGGAACATTTCCTGATCGTGAACCGCGCCGTCGGCGGCGAGGAGTTCAGCTTCTTCAGCAGCATTTTCCCAGACGTCGCCTTCGCGCTCGGCAGCTTGCTGGGGAGTGTAGAACTCTTCTGGAGCAATGGTGGAGCCACCGGCAGTACGAGTGAATTGGATGTATTCTTCGGCTTCACCTTCTTCATTGATGCGAGCCAAACCGCGGAAATCGCCAGCTTCGCCAACTGGCCAATAGAGAGGGGTTGGCTGGAGCTCGATTTCCTTCACGATCTCGTCGACAAGCTCTAGGGGGGTGCGACCCACGCGGTCCCACTTATTGATCACCGTAATAATAGGTAGGCCGCGGGCTTTACAAACGCGGAAGAGCTGGAGGGTCTGAGGCTCGAGGCCTTTGGCGGCGTCGATAAGCATGACGGCGGCGTCGACGGCCATGAGGACGCGGTAGGTGTCTTCGGAGAAATCGGCGTGACCTGGGGTATCAACGAGGTTGATCATAAAAGGCTCACCCTTGTGGCCTTCTGGTGCATATTCAAACTGCAGGGCGGAAGACGCGATGGAAATACCTCGGTCTTTTTCCATTTCCATCCAGTCGGAAACGGTGGCTTTACGACCAGCCTTGCCGTGGGTAGCGCCAGCTTCGGAAATAATGTGCGCATGCAGCGCCAATGCCTCCGTCAAAGTGGACTTACCAGCATCGGGGTGGGCGATGACAGCGAAGGTACGGCGGCGATTTGCCTCGATGGCAGTAT encodes the following:
- a CDS encoding peptide chain release factor 3, encoding MSTANPANTAIEANRRRTFAVIAHPDAGKSTLTEALALHAHIISEAGATHGKAGRKATVSDWMEMEKDRGISIASSALQFEYAPEGHKGEPFMINLVDTPGHADFSEDTYRVLMAVDAAVMLIDAAKGLEPQTLQLFRVCKARGLPIITVINKWDRVGRTPLELVDEIVKEIELQPTPLYWPVGEAGDFRGLARINEEGEAEEYIQFTRTAGGSTIAPEEFYTPQQAAEREGDVWENAAEEAELLAADGAVHDQEMFLNCTTSPLIFASAMLNFGVHQILDALCYLAPAPAGRDADPNALEASTTAMDEHRDTTDDFSGIVFKVQAGMDKNHRDTLAFMRVVSGEFDRGMQVTHAQSGRSFSTKYALTVFGRTRSTVETAFPGDIVGLVNAGALAPGDTIFEGRKIQYAPMPKFAPEHFRILRAKSLGKYKQFRKALEQLDSEGVVQILKNDLRGDANPVMAAVGPMQFEVMQARMEVEYNVETIADPIPYTVARRTDAASAPELAKQRGVEIFTRTDGELIALFSDKWRLSFIEKEHPDFVLESLVAE